The Bacillus sp. Y1 genome has a window encoding:
- the lysS gene encoding lysine--tRNA ligase, which produces MELIKMSHEELNDQLQVRREKLASLQEKGLDPFGKRFERSGFSQEFISQYGEMEKEELANKNIAVTIAGRIMTKRGKGKAGFAHIQDLKGQLQIYVRQDAVGEEQYEIFNIADLGDIVGVTGTLFKTQVGELSVKVEDFQLLTKSLRPLPDKFHGLKDVEQRYRQRYVDLIMSQESRHTFITRSLIIQSMRRYLDSKGYLEVETPMMHAIAGGASARPFITHHNALDMELYMRIAIELHLKRLIVGGLEKVYEIGRVFRNEGVSTRHNPEFTMIELYEAYADYQDIMSLTENLIAHIAQEVLGTTTIQYGEYEVNLKPEWKRLHMVDAIKEYTGADFWKEMSVEEARALAKEHGVEIKDTMLYGHIVNEFFEQKVEEKLIQPTFIYGHPVEISPLAKKNDQDPRFTDRFELFIVAREHANAFTELNDPIDQRERFEAQLKEREEGNDEAHMMDDDFIEALEYGMPPTGGLGIGIDRLVMLLTNAPSIRDVLLFPAMRHR; this is translated from the coding sequence TTTGAACGTTCTGGTTTCTCCCAAGAGTTTATTAGTCAGTACGGAGAAATGGAAAAAGAAGAACTCGCAAATAAAAATATTGCAGTAACGATTGCTGGACGTATCATGACAAAGCGTGGAAAAGGTAAAGCTGGCTTTGCACATATCCAAGACCTAAAGGGACAATTGCAAATATATGTTCGTCAAGATGCTGTGGGTGAAGAGCAATATGAAATCTTTAATATTGCTGATTTAGGAGATATTGTTGGTGTAACTGGTACATTGTTTAAGACACAAGTAGGAGAGCTTTCTGTAAAGGTAGAAGACTTTCAGCTTTTAACAAAGTCATTACGACCACTGCCTGATAAATTCCACGGCCTGAAGGACGTTGAACAGCGCTATCGTCAACGTTATGTTGACCTTATTATGAGTCAAGAAAGCAGACACACATTCATTACTCGTAGTTTGATCATTCAATCAATGAGAAGATACCTTGATTCTAAGGGGTACCTTGAAGTAGAAACGCCTATGATGCATGCTATTGCAGGTGGGGCATCTGCTCGTCCGTTCATTACACACCATAATGCATTAGATATGGAATTATATATGCGTATTGCAATCGAACTTCACTTAAAGCGCCTGATTGTCGGTGGCTTAGAAAAAGTTTATGAAATTGGACGTGTGTTCCGTAACGAAGGTGTATCTACTCGTCATAATCCTGAATTTACAATGATTGAACTGTATGAGGCTTATGCTGATTATCAAGATATTATGAGCCTTACAGAAAACTTAATTGCTCACATTGCTCAAGAAGTATTAGGGACAACTACTATTCAATACGGTGAATATGAAGTAAACCTTAAGCCAGAGTGGAAGAGACTTCATATGGTAGACGCGATTAAGGAATATACAGGTGCTGATTTCTGGAAGGAAATGAGTGTAGAAGAAGCAAGAGCCTTAGCGAAGGAACATGGAGTAGAAATTAAAGATACTATGCTTTATGGCCATATTGTTAACGAGTTCTTCGAGCAAAAAGTAGAAGAAAAGTTAATTCAGCCGACATTTATATATGGTCATCCAGTTGAAATTTCTCCTCTTGCTAAGAAGAATGATCAAGATCCTCGCTTCACAGATCGTTTTGAATTATTCATTGTGGCTCGTGAACACGCGAATGCTTTCACTGAACTGAACGATCCGATTGATCAGCGTGAACGTTTTGAAGCACAATTAAAAGAGCGTGAAGAAGGAAATGATGAAGCGCATATGATGGATGATGACTTTATTGAAGCCCTTGAGTATGGTATGCCTCCTACAGGTGGTTTAGGAATCGGAATTGATAGACTCGTTATGCTCCTAACAAATGCACCTTCTATTAGAGATGTATTGTTATTCCCGGCAATGAGACATCGTTAA